The following proteins are co-located in the Serinus canaria isolate serCan28SL12 chromosome 17, serCan2020, whole genome shotgun sequence genome:
- the SLC27A4 gene encoding long-chain fatty acid transport protein 4, protein MLRLAAFAAVLLFFRVTLELSWIQAIPALFIFYLASGGWEFFLIFLKTLPRDVHTGLVLLRVKWQVWRHMREKNTIAKIFQKTARKYPEKTALIFQGTGESWTFRQLDEYSSQVANFFYGQGFRSGDVVALFMESRNQYVGLWLGLAKIGVETALVNSHLRLDALLHCITISSSKAVVFGVEMMEAMQEVQPSLDKSIHLFWSGDENPKSVLPGAKHLDPLLQMAPRHQPTPPAKGFLDKLFYIYTSGTTGMPKAAIVVNCRYFRMSSLVFYGFRMRSDDVMYDCLPLYHAAGNIVGIGQCLLQGMTVVIRKKFSASHFWEDCVKYNCTIVQYIGEICRYLLNQPYQDTERQHRVRMAVGNGLRASIWREFMARFGIPQVAEFYGATECNCSVGNFDGNVGSCGFNSRILPNVHPIGLVKVDEDTMELIRGPDGVCISCKPGEPGQLVGRIIRSNPLQHFDGYLNQSATNKKIARDVFAKGDAAYLTGDVLVMDKYGYLYFRDRTGDTFRWKGENVSTTEVEGTLSRILNLTDVVVYGVEVPGIEGRAGMAAIADPENSCDLEDFSSKLKKALPLYARPVFLRFLHEVSKTSTYKFQKMELRKQGFDPALVKDRLYFLDSRQGCYLPLDQAAFSRIQSGDQKL, encoded by the exons ATGCTGCGTTTGGCTGcttttgcagctgtgctgctgttcttcAGGGTCACTCTGGAACTGTCCTGGATCCAGGCCATCCCTGCTCTCTTCATCTTCTACCTGGCATCTGGTGGATGGGAATTCTTCCTCATATTCCTCAAGACATTACCAAGGGATGTCCA CACGGGGCTGGTCCTGTTGCGGGTGAAGTGGCAGGTATGGAGGCACATGAGGGAGAAGAACACCATCGCCAAGATCTTCCAGAAGACGGCAAGGAAGTATCCAGAGAAGACAGCGCTGATCTTCCAAGGCACAGGCGAGAGCTGGACCTTCCGTCAGCTGGACGAGTACTCCAGCCAGGTGGCCAATTTCTTCTATGGCCAAGGCTTCCGCTCGGGGGACGTGGTGGCACTTTTCATGGAGTCCCGCAACCAGTACGTGGGGCTGTGGCTCGGGCTGGCCAAGATCGGGGTGGAGACGGCCCTGGTGAATTCCCACCTGCGCTTGGATGCCTTGCTGCACTGCATCACCATCTCCAGCTCCAAAGCTGTGGTTTTTGGGGTGGAGATGATGGAAG caaTGCAGGAAGTGCAGCCCTCCCTGGATAAATCCATCCATCTCTTCTGGTCCGGGGATGAAAATCCTAAATCCGTGCTTCCTGGTGCAAAACACCTGGACCCCCTCCTGCAGATGGCCCCGCGACACCAGCCAACTCCCCCTGCTAAGGGCTTTCTTG ATAAACTCTTCTATATCTACACCTCTGGCACGACGGGGATGCCCAAGGCTGCCATTGTGGTGAACTGCCG GTACTTCCGCATGTCCAGCTTGGTTTTTTACGGTTTTCGGATGAGGTCCGATGATGTGATGTACGACTGCCTCCCGCTCTACCACGCTGCAG ggaACATCGTGGGGAttgggcagtgcctgctgcagggcatgACGGTTGTCATCCGCAAGAAGTTCTCAGCCTCACACTTTTGGGAGGACTGTGTGAAATACAACTGCACG ATCGTGCAGTACATTGGGGAGATCTGCCGCTACCTGCTGAACCAGCCGTACCAGGACACGGAGCGGCAGCACCGCGTGCGCATGGCCGTGGGCAATGGGCTGCGGGCCTCCATCTGGAGGGAGTTCATGGCCCGCTTTGGCATCCCCCAGGTGGCCGAGTTCTACGGGGCCACCGAGTGCAACTGCAGCGTGGGAAACTTTGACGGCAAC GTTGGGTCATGCGGCTTCAACAGCAGGATCCTGCCAAATGTGCACCCCATTGGTTTGGTGAAGGTGGATGAAGACACTATGGAGCTGATCCGGGGACCGGATGGTGTCTGTATCAGCTGCAAACCTG GGGAGCCGGGGCAGCTGGTGGGTCGCATTATCAGGAGCAATCCCCTGCAGCACTTCGATGGCTACCTGAATCAGTCAGCCACCAACAAGAAAATTGCCAGGGACGTGTTTGCAAAAGGGGACGCTGCCTATCTCACAG GGGATGTCCTGGTGATGGATAAATATGGCTACTTGTACTTCCGAGACCGCACCGGGGACACCTTCCGATGGAAGGGGGAGAACGTCTCCACCACGGAGGTGGAGGGAACGCTGAGCCGCATCCTCAACCTGACGGACGTGGTGGTGTATGGTGTGGAGGTCCCAG GGATTgaagggagggcaggaatgGCAGCCATTGCTGACCCAGAGAACTCCTGTGACCTAGAAGACTTTTCCAGCAAGCTGAAAAAGGCTCTGCCACTGTATGCACGTCCCGTGTTCCTGCGGTTCCTGCACGAAGTCTCCAAGACAA GCACTTACAAGTTCCAGAAGATGGAGCTGCGGAAGCAGGGCTTTGACCCTGCGCTGGTGAAGGACAGGTTGTATTTTCTGGACTCCAGGCAAGGCTGTTACCTGCCACTGGACCAGGCAGCGTTCAGCAGAATCCAGTCGGGAGACCAGAAGCTGTAA